The following proteins are co-located in the Mus caroli chromosome 7, CAROLI_EIJ_v1.1, whole genome shotgun sequence genome:
- the Apbb1 gene encoding amyloid-beta A4 precursor protein-binding family B member 1 isoform X5 — MFSQDFFLAIILQDNSPDSFWNPNAFETDSDLPAGWMRVQDTSGTYYWHIPTGTTQWEPPGRASPSQGSSPQEESQLTWTGFAHQEGFEEGEFWKDEPSEEAPMELGLKDPEEATLSFPAQSLSPEPVPQEEEKLSQRNANPGIKCFAVRSLGWVEMTEEELAPGRSSVAVNNCIRQLSYHKNNLHDPMAGGWGEGKDLLLQLEDETLKLVEPQNQTLLHAQPIVSIRVWGVGRDSGRDFAYVARDKLTQMLKCHVFRCEAPAKNIATSLHEICSKIMSERRNARCLVNGLSLDHSKLVDVPFQVEFPAPKNELVQKFQVYYLGNVPVAKPVGVDVINGALESVLSSSSREQWTPSHVSVAPATLTILHQQTEAVLGECRVRFLSFLAVGRDVHTFAFIMAAGPASFCCHMFWCEPNAASLSEAVQAACMLRYQKCLDARSQTSTSCLPAPPAESVARRVGWTVRRGVQSLWGSLKPKRLGSQTP; from the exons ATGTTCTCCCAGGACTTCTTCCTGGCTATCATCCTGCAGGACAACAGTCCAG ATTCCTTCTGGAACCCCAACGCTTTCGAGACGGATTCCGATCTACCGGCTGGATGGATGAGGGTACAGGACACCTCAGGGACCTACTACTGGCACATCCCAACGGGGACCACCCAGTGGGAACCCCCAGGCCGGGCCTCCCCCTCACAGGGGAGCAGCCCCCAAGAAGAGTCCCAG CTCACCTGGACTGGCTTTGCTCACCAAGAAGGCTTTGAGGAAGGAGAGTTTTGGAAG GATGAACCCAGTGAGGAGGCCCCAATGGAGTTGGGACTGAAGGACCCTGAGGAGGCGACATTGTCCTTCCCAGCTCAGAGCCTCAG CCCAGAACCAGTGCCccaagaggaagagaagctgTCCCAACGGAATGCCAACCCAGGGATCAAG TGTTTCGCTGTGCGCTCCCTAGGCTGGGTAGAGATGACCGAGGAGGAGCTGGCCCCAGGACGCAGCAGCGTGGCAGTCAACAACTGTATCCGCCAGCTCTCCTACCACAAAAACAATCTACATGATCCGatggctgggggctggggagag GGAAAGGATCTGCTGCTCCAGCTGGAGGACGAGACTCTAAAGTTGGTGGAGCCACAGAACCAGACGCTGCTGCATGCCCAGCCCATAGTCAGCATTCGTGTGTGGGGCGTTGGGCGGGACAGTGGAAG GGACTTTGCCTACGTAGCTCGAGATAAGCTGACCCAGATGCTCAAGTGCCACGTGTTTCGCTGTGAGGCACCTGCCAAGAACATCGCCACCAGCCTGCATGAGATCTGCTCCAAG ATCATGTCTGAACGGCGCAATGCTCGCTGCTTGGTCAATGGACTCTCCCTAGACCACTCTAAACTCGTGGATGTCCCTTTCCAAG TGGAATTCCCAGCACCAAAGAATGAGCTGGTGCAGAAGTTCCAAGTCTATTACCTGGGAAATGTGCCAGTTGCTAAACCTGTTG GGGTAGACGTGATTAATGGGGCCCTGGAGTCAGTCCTGTCTTCCAGTAGCCGTGAGCAGTGGACTCCAAGTCATGTCAGCGTGGCCCCTGCCACCCTCACCATCTTGCACCAGCAG ACAGAAGCGGTGCTTGGGGAGTGTCGGGTGCggtttctctccttcctggctgTGGGCAGAGATGTGCACACATTCGCATTCATCATGGCTGCCGGCCCAGCCTCCTTCTGCTGTCACATGTTTTGGTGTGAGCCCAATGCTGCCAGCCTCTCAGAGGCTGTGCAGGCTGCATGCATG CTCCGCTACCAGAAGTGTCTGGATGCTCGCTCCCAGACCTccacctcctgcctcccagcACCCCCTGCGGAGTCAGTTGCAAGACGTGTAGGGTGGACTGTCCGCAGGGGTGTTCAGTCGCTGTGGGGTTCCCTCAAGCCCAAACGTCTAGGATCCCAGACCCCATGA
- the Apbb1 gene encoding amyloid-beta A4 precursor protein-binding family B member 1 isoform X6, which produces MRVQDTSGTYYWHIPTGTTQWEPPGRASPSQGSSPQEESQLTWTGFAHQEGFEEGEFWKDEPSEEAPMELGLKDPEEATLSFPAQSLSPEPVPQEEEKLSQRNANPGIKCFAVRSLGWVEMTEEELAPGRSSVAVNNCIRQLSYHKNNLHDPMAGGWGEGKDLLLQLEDETLKLVEPQNQTLLHAQPIVSIRVWGVGRDSGRERDFAYVARDKLTQMLKCHVFRCEAPAKNIATSLHEICSKIMSERRNARCLVNGLSLDHSKLVDVPFQVEFPAPKNELVQKFQVYYLGNVPVAKPVGVDVINGALESVLSSSSREQWTPSHVSVAPATLTILHQQTEAVLGECRVRFLSFLAVGRDVHTFAFIMAAGPASFCCHMFWCEPNAASLSEAVQAACMLRYQKCLDARSQTSTSCLPAPPAESVARRVGWTVRRGVQSLWGSLKPKRLGSQTP; this is translated from the exons ATGAGGGTACAGGACACCTCAGGGACCTACTACTGGCACATCCCAACGGGGACCACCCAGTGGGAACCCCCAGGCCGGGCCTCCCCCTCACAGGGGAGCAGCCCCCAAGAAGAGTCCCAG CTCACCTGGACTGGCTTTGCTCACCAAGAAGGCTTTGAGGAAGGAGAGTTTTGGAAG GATGAACCCAGTGAGGAGGCCCCAATGGAGTTGGGACTGAAGGACCCTGAGGAGGCGACATTGTCCTTCCCAGCTCAGAGCCTCAG CCCAGAACCAGTGCCccaagaggaagagaagctgTCCCAACGGAATGCCAACCCAGGGATCAAG TGTTTCGCTGTGCGCTCCCTAGGCTGGGTAGAGATGACCGAGGAGGAGCTGGCCCCAGGACGCAGCAGCGTGGCAGTCAACAACTGTATCCGCCAGCTCTCCTACCACAAAAACAATCTACATGATCCGatggctgggggctggggagag GGAAAGGATCTGCTGCTCCAGCTGGAGGACGAGACTCTAAAGTTGGTGGAGCCACAGAACCAGACGCTGCTGCATGCCCAGCCCATAGTCAGCATTCGTGTGTGGGGCGTTGGGCGGGACAGTGGAAG AGAGAG GGACTTTGCCTACGTAGCTCGAGATAAGCTGACCCAGATGCTCAAGTGCCACGTGTTTCGCTGTGAGGCACCTGCCAAGAACATCGCCACCAGCCTGCATGAGATCTGCTCCAAG ATCATGTCTGAACGGCGCAATGCTCGCTGCTTGGTCAATGGACTCTCCCTAGACCACTCTAAACTCGTGGATGTCCCTTTCCAAG TGGAATTCCCAGCACCAAAGAATGAGCTGGTGCAGAAGTTCCAAGTCTATTACCTGGGAAATGTGCCAGTTGCTAAACCTGTTG GGGTAGACGTGATTAATGGGGCCCTGGAGTCAGTCCTGTCTTCCAGTAGCCGTGAGCAGTGGACTCCAAGTCATGTCAGCGTGGCCCCTGCCACCCTCACCATCTTGCACCAGCAG ACAGAAGCGGTGCTTGGGGAGTGTCGGGTGCggtttctctccttcctggctgTGGGCAGAGATGTGCACACATTCGCATTCATCATGGCTGCCGGCCCAGCCTCCTTCTGCTGTCACATGTTTTGGTGTGAGCCCAATGCTGCCAGCCTCTCAGAGGCTGTGCAGGCTGCATGCATG CTCCGCTACCAGAAGTGTCTGGATGCTCGCTCCCAGACCTccacctcctgcctcccagcACCCCCTGCGGAGTCAGTTGCAAGACGTGTAGGGTGGACTGTCCGCAGGGGTGTTCAGTCGCTGTGGGGTTCCCTCAAGCCCAAACGTCTAGGATCCCAGACCCCATGA
- the Apbb1 gene encoding amyloid-beta A4 precursor protein-binding family B member 1 isoform X4, giving the protein MFSQDFFLAIILQDNSPDSFWNPNAFETDSDLPAGWMRVQDTSGTYYWHIPTGTTQWEPPGRASPSQGSSPQEESQLTWTGFAHQEGFEEGEFWKDEPSEEAPMELGLKDPEEATLSFPAQSLSPEPVPQEEEKLSQRNANPGIKCFAVRSLGWVEMTEEELAPGRSSVAVNNCIRQLSYHKNNLHDPMAGGWGEGKDLLLQLEDETLKLVEPQNQTLLHAQPIVSIRVWGVGRDSGRERDFAYVARDKLTQMLKCHVFRCEAPAKNIATSLHEICSKIMSERRNARCLVNGLSLDHSKLVDVPFQVEFPAPKNELVQKFQVYYLGNVPVAKPVGVDVINGALESVLSSSSREQWTPSHVSVAPATLTILHQQTEAVLGECRVRFLSFLAVGRDVHTFAFIMAAGPASFCCHMFWCEPNAASLSEAVQAACMLRYQKCLDARSQTSTSCLPAPPAESVARRVGWTVRRGVQSLWGSLKPKRLGSQTP; this is encoded by the exons ATGTTCTCCCAGGACTTCTTCCTGGCTATCATCCTGCAGGACAACAGTCCAG ATTCCTTCTGGAACCCCAACGCTTTCGAGACGGATTCCGATCTACCGGCTGGATGGATGAGGGTACAGGACACCTCAGGGACCTACTACTGGCACATCCCAACGGGGACCACCCAGTGGGAACCCCCAGGCCGGGCCTCCCCCTCACAGGGGAGCAGCCCCCAAGAAGAGTCCCAG CTCACCTGGACTGGCTTTGCTCACCAAGAAGGCTTTGAGGAAGGAGAGTTTTGGAAG GATGAACCCAGTGAGGAGGCCCCAATGGAGTTGGGACTGAAGGACCCTGAGGAGGCGACATTGTCCTTCCCAGCTCAGAGCCTCAG CCCAGAACCAGTGCCccaagaggaagagaagctgTCCCAACGGAATGCCAACCCAGGGATCAAG TGTTTCGCTGTGCGCTCCCTAGGCTGGGTAGAGATGACCGAGGAGGAGCTGGCCCCAGGACGCAGCAGCGTGGCAGTCAACAACTGTATCCGCCAGCTCTCCTACCACAAAAACAATCTACATGATCCGatggctgggggctggggagag GGAAAGGATCTGCTGCTCCAGCTGGAGGACGAGACTCTAAAGTTGGTGGAGCCACAGAACCAGACGCTGCTGCATGCCCAGCCCATAGTCAGCATTCGTGTGTGGGGCGTTGGGCGGGACAGTGGAAG AGAGAG GGACTTTGCCTACGTAGCTCGAGATAAGCTGACCCAGATGCTCAAGTGCCACGTGTTTCGCTGTGAGGCACCTGCCAAGAACATCGCCACCAGCCTGCATGAGATCTGCTCCAAG ATCATGTCTGAACGGCGCAATGCTCGCTGCTTGGTCAATGGACTCTCCCTAGACCACTCTAAACTCGTGGATGTCCCTTTCCAAG TGGAATTCCCAGCACCAAAGAATGAGCTGGTGCAGAAGTTCCAAGTCTATTACCTGGGAAATGTGCCAGTTGCTAAACCTGTTG GGGTAGACGTGATTAATGGGGCCCTGGAGTCAGTCCTGTCTTCCAGTAGCCGTGAGCAGTGGACTCCAAGTCATGTCAGCGTGGCCCCTGCCACCCTCACCATCTTGCACCAGCAG ACAGAAGCGGTGCTTGGGGAGTGTCGGGTGCggtttctctccttcctggctgTGGGCAGAGATGTGCACACATTCGCATTCATCATGGCTGCCGGCCCAGCCTCCTTCTGCTGTCACATGTTTTGGTGTGAGCCCAATGCTGCCAGCCTCTCAGAGGCTGTGCAGGCTGCATGCATG CTCCGCTACCAGAAGTGTCTGGATGCTCGCTCCCAGACCTccacctcctgcctcccagcACCCCCTGCGGAGTCAGTTGCAAGACGTGTAGGGTGGACTGTCCGCAGGGGTGTTCAGTCGCTGTGGGGTTCCCTCAAGCCCAAACGTCTAGGATCCCAGACCCCATGA
- the Apbb1 gene encoding amyloid-beta A4 precursor protein-binding family B member 1 isoform X3, with protein MSSSSSSISIPQGGSLVWWSWPLPRELQAEEDLAWQTLCPDSFWNPNAFETDSDLPAGWMRVQDTSGTYYWHIPTGTTQWEPPGRASPSQGSSPQEESQLTWTGFAHQEGFEEGEFWKDEPSEEAPMELGLKDPEEATLSFPAQSLSPEPVPQEEEKLSQRNANPGIKCFAVRSLGWVEMTEEELAPGRSSVAVNNCIRQLSYHKNNLHDPMAGGWGEGKDLLLQLEDETLKLVEPQNQTLLHAQPIVSIRVWGVGRDSGRERDFAYVARDKLTQMLKCHVFRCEAPAKNIATSLHEICSKIMSERRNARCLVNGLSLDHSKLVDVPFQVEFPAPKNELVQKFQVYYLGNVPVAKPVGVDVINGALESVLSSSSREQWTPSHVSVAPATLTILHQQTEAVLGECRVRFLSFLAVGRDVHTFAFIMAAGPASFCCHMFWCEPNAASLSEAVQAACMLRYQKCLDARSQTSTSCLPAPPAESVARRVGWTVRRGVQSLWGSLKPKRLGSQTP; from the exons ATGAgctcctcttcttcatccatcTCCATCCCCCAAGGAGGTTCCTTAGTATGGTGGTCTTGGCCCCTCCCTCGAGAACTCCAGGCGGAGGAGGATCTTGCCTGGCAGACGCTCTGCCCTG ATTCCTTCTGGAACCCCAACGCTTTCGAGACGGATTCCGATCTACCGGCTGGATGGATGAGGGTACAGGACACCTCAGGGACCTACTACTGGCACATCCCAACGGGGACCACCCAGTGGGAACCCCCAGGCCGGGCCTCCCCCTCACAGGGGAGCAGCCCCCAAGAAGAGTCCCAG CTCACCTGGACTGGCTTTGCTCACCAAGAAGGCTTTGAGGAAGGAGAGTTTTGGAAG GATGAACCCAGTGAGGAGGCCCCAATGGAGTTGGGACTGAAGGACCCTGAGGAGGCGACATTGTCCTTCCCAGCTCAGAGCCTCAG CCCAGAACCAGTGCCccaagaggaagagaagctgTCCCAACGGAATGCCAACCCAGGGATCAAG TGTTTCGCTGTGCGCTCCCTAGGCTGGGTAGAGATGACCGAGGAGGAGCTGGCCCCAGGACGCAGCAGCGTGGCAGTCAACAACTGTATCCGCCAGCTCTCCTACCACAAAAACAATCTACATGATCCGatggctgggggctggggagag GGAAAGGATCTGCTGCTCCAGCTGGAGGACGAGACTCTAAAGTTGGTGGAGCCACAGAACCAGACGCTGCTGCATGCCCAGCCCATAGTCAGCATTCGTGTGTGGGGCGTTGGGCGGGACAGTGGAAG AGAGAG GGACTTTGCCTACGTAGCTCGAGATAAGCTGACCCAGATGCTCAAGTGCCACGTGTTTCGCTGTGAGGCACCTGCCAAGAACATCGCCACCAGCCTGCATGAGATCTGCTCCAAG ATCATGTCTGAACGGCGCAATGCTCGCTGCTTGGTCAATGGACTCTCCCTAGACCACTCTAAACTCGTGGATGTCCCTTTCCAAG TGGAATTCCCAGCACCAAAGAATGAGCTGGTGCAGAAGTTCCAAGTCTATTACCTGGGAAATGTGCCAGTTGCTAAACCTGTTG GGGTAGACGTGATTAATGGGGCCCTGGAGTCAGTCCTGTCTTCCAGTAGCCGTGAGCAGTGGACTCCAAGTCATGTCAGCGTGGCCCCTGCCACCCTCACCATCTTGCACCAGCAG ACAGAAGCGGTGCTTGGGGAGTGTCGGGTGCggtttctctccttcctggctgTGGGCAGAGATGTGCACACATTCGCATTCATCATGGCTGCCGGCCCAGCCTCCTTCTGCTGTCACATGTTTTGGTGTGAGCCCAATGCTGCCAGCCTCTCAGAGGCTGTGCAGGCTGCATGCATG CTCCGCTACCAGAAGTGTCTGGATGCTCGCTCCCAGACCTccacctcctgcctcccagcACCCCCTGCGGAGTCAGTTGCAAGACGTGTAGGGTGGACTGTCCGCAGGGGTGTTCAGTCGCTGTGGGGTTCCCTCAAGCCCAAACGTCTAGGATCCCAGACCCCATGA